The nucleotide sequence AAATACAAGGGCGATGCCCGTGCCGTGATTTATTACACCCAATATAAGTCTGAAGCTGATCTCATTGTGTATTTCACTAAGTACAAAAGTGAAGCTCGCTGCCGTTACTAATAAATATCTCTTAAGCCCCCATTCATCTCATGAGACTTCTTTCTATATCCACCGGCAAAGTAGCTCCTTTATTTGGCAATCACCACCCTAATTACAAATCAGTTGCTTCAGCCATTCGCAAGAAGGTGGTCAGTGATTTAGAAAATCCTGTTCTAGTTGAAATTACTCCACTGGGCATTAAAGGTGATGAGCAAGCTGACCTATCAGTACACGGCGGAATTGAAAAAGCCATTTATGTTTATCCAGCAGAGCATTACATTTTCTGGAATCAACTACTCACCAGAGAAACTAAGCAGCCAGTTGGTTTGCAATATGGTGCCATCGGTGAGAACTTCACGATCGAAGGCCTGCTAGAAACAGAAGTGTTTGTTGGGGATAAATTGGTTGTTGGCGAGCTTGAATTTGCTGTAGTCAAACTACGTGAGCCTTGCTTCAAATTCAACGCTGCCGTTGGTTATAAGGGTGCAAGCAAAGCCATGCTGCAGTCTGGCTTTAGTGGTTGGTATTTGCGGGTACTCAAAACTGGAGCTCTCACTGCTGGAGCTGAAATTACTTTAATTCCAGGTTCAAGAGAAATCTCTATTGCCCAGCAAAATCAAAAGCTTTTAAACGGTCGCAATCAAAAAGATTTGTGGGAATAAAAAAACCCGACCATTTCTGATCGGGTTTCTTATTTGATGCAGACTAAAACTGCTTAGTCACGTGCGTAGATATCTACGTCTTTAGTTTCACGTACAAACAGTGTACCGATTACCAATGTCATCGCAGCGATGATGATTGGGTACCAGAGACCGTAGTAAATGTTACCGTTTTGCGCTACCAAGGCGAAGGAGATCGTTGGCAACAAGCCACCGAACCAACCGTTACCAATGTGGTATGGCAAGGACATAGAGGTATAACGAATACGAGTTGGGAACATCTCAACTAACATCGCAGCGATTGGGCCATAAACCATGGTTACCAAGAGCACTAAGTACACCAATAAGCACAACACAGCAAAGTAGTTAATCTGTGCTGGATCAGCCTTAACAGGATAGCCTTCC is from Polynucleobacter sp. MWH-S4W17 and encodes:
- a CDS encoding MOSC domain-containing protein, producing the protein MRLLSISTGKVAPLFGNHHPNYKSVASAIRKKVVSDLENPVLVEITPLGIKGDEQADLSVHGGIEKAIYVYPAEHYIFWNQLLTRETKQPVGLQYGAIGENFTIEGLLETEVFVGDKLVVGELEFAVVKLREPCFKFNAAVGYKGASKAMLQSGFSGWYLRVLKTGALTAGAEITLIPGSREISIAQQNQKLLNGRNQKDLWE